In the genome of Kluyveromyces marxianus DMKU3-1042 DNA, complete genome, chromosome 1, one region contains:
- the STB5 gene encoding Stb5p: MMRREEWKQAVKRREWCFKVAEALVYGLMGAESSNETDGGAGMPSHSCSRCRRIKKKCSKEVPACQNCVKAGKACDYPGRARRRKRKEIEEALLREARVRSGTSSGNGTSTSNKEEQKRPQHSLVSASSVSSFLNLLNTLNDTKGIASGSPDLDESEDVSSSSPTAEPRLKRFRGKKDAVASHAGLPEHEKHRSESTPITASAIQIETVLSVFKGGRTTPMKQLPLQIQRPLYDRFVAAFFKHNHMSYPLLNKVDFLNKVSNIRDFNTLEDEEEGYDDVFIFELYMTMAIGCTTLQRAGMLSAEEEGLSEHFSYMAMKRFCPVMHLQNLETIKCLLLLGIYSFFEPKGVSSWTISGLIMRLCIGFGLNRALTTKKLKTMSMIDVEMRYRAFWSFYSYERLVATSLGRISCLHDDDISVPLPRPLFEEENDDIEVTNMMISLRKLGGRIYRKVHSVGVGKKKLMLEEKRAIVEGLRAELDEVYKQETIKIRNLNIRANRYNEDNQKNQNSSSCSGSCISFHHSEEWLTMRYYQLQIMLYRPSVLIPKPAMDSLTILGDACLKSLKYTYSLYQRRLLPLNWITLFRVLTICNTMLYCLCQWSIDIIESKIEIHQCIEVLKHFGAKWVFAAKCADVFSNVNNMILDISLSNGRVPNMDKLTRELFGASNEYQEILDENNVDISWVDNI, encoded by the coding sequence ATGATGAGGAGAGAGGAGTGGAAACAAGCCGTCAAGCGTCGAGAGTGGTGTTTTAAAGTAGCTGAGGCATTGGTCTATGGGCTAATGGGTGCAGAATCTAGCAATGAGACCGATGGAGGTGCAGGGATGCCATCGCATTCTTGTTCGCGATGCCGCAggatcaagaagaagtgttCGAAGGAGGTTCCTGCGTGCCAGAACTGCGTGAAGGCCGGCAAAGCGTGCGATTATCCCGGGAGGGCTCGCCGGCGGAAACGGAAGGAGATTGAGGAGGCGCTTTTGCGGGAGGCGAGGGTAAGGAGTGGTACTAGTAGTGGTAATGGTACCAGTACCAGTAATAAAGAGGAACAGAAAAGACCACAGCACTCGTTGGTGTCTGCGAGTTCTGTTTCGTCGTTTTTGAATCTGCTCAACACGTTGAACGACACGAAGGGGATTGCTAGTGGCAGCCCTGATCTGGACGAGAGCGAGGATGTGTCATCGTCATCGCCAACAGCGGAGCCCAGACTGAAACGGTTTAGAGGGAAGAAAGACGCTGTAGCGTCGCATGCGGGACTTCCCGAGCACGAAAAGCACCGATCTGAGTCGACACCGATCACGGCATCAGCGATCCAGATCGAGACGGTGCTTTCTGTGTTCAAAGGCGGACGAACGACGCCGATGAAACAACTGCCGTTGCAGATCCAGAGACCGCTTTACGACCGGTTCGTGGCTGCTTTCTTCAAGCACAACCACATGTCGTACCCATTGCTCAACAAGGTGgacttcttgaacaaagtgTCGAACATCCGGGACTTCAACACGCTGGAGGACGAGGAAGAGGGCTACGACGATGTGTTTATCTTCGAGTTGTACATGACCATGGCGATCGGGTGCACGACGTTGCAACGGGCCGGGATGCTttctgctgaagaagaagggttGAGCGAGCATTTCTCGTACATGGCCATGAAGCGGTTCTGCCCCGTGATGCACTTGCAGAACCTGGAGACGATCAAGTGTCTCTTGCTCTTGGGGATATACTCGTTCTTCGAGCCGAAAGGTGTGTCGTCGTGGACCATCAGTGGGTTGATCATGCGGCTCTGCATTGGGTTTGGGTTGAACCGGGCGTTGACGacgaagaagttgaagacGATGTCGATGATCGACGTGGAGATGCGGTACCGGGCGTTCTGGTCTTTTTACTCGTACGAGCGGTTGGTTGCGACGTCGTTGGGCCGGATCTCGTGCTTGCACGACGACGATATCAGCGTTCCGCTACCGCGACCTTtgttcgaagaagaaaacgacGACATTGAGGTGACCAACATGATGATCAGCTTGCGGAAGCTTGGCGGACGCATCTACCGGAAAGTGCACAGCGTTGGTgttgggaagaagaagctgatGCTGGAGGAGAAACGGGCGATAGTCGAGGGCTTACGTGCCGAGTTGGACGAGGTGTACAAGCAAGAGACGATCAAGATACGGAATCTGAACATCAGGGCGAACAGGTACAATGAGGACAACcagaagaaccagaacagcagcagctgtTCTGGCAGCTGCATTTCGTTCCACCACTCGGAAGAGTGGCTCACAATGAGGTACTACCAGTTGCAGATCATGCTTTACAGGCCGAGCGTGTTGATACCGAAACCGGCGATGGACTCGCTAACGATATTGGGGGACGCATGTTTGAAGTCGTTGAAATACACATACAGCTTGTACCAGAGACGGCTCTTGCCGCTTAACTGGATCACGCTCTTCAGGGTGCTTACGATCTGCAACACGATGCTCTACTGTTTGTGCCAGTGGTCGATTGACATTATAGAGTCCAAGATTGAAATACACCAGTGCATCGAGGTGCTCAAGCATTTCGGGGCGAAGTGGGTGTTTGCGGCGAAATGTGCGGATGTGTTTTCGAACGTGAACAACATGATTCTCGATATCAGTCTCTCGAACGGGCGGGTGCCCAACATGGACAAGTTGACGCGGGAACTTTTCGGTGCGAGTAACGAGTACCAGGAGATATTGGACGAGAACAACGTCGACATCTCGTGGGTGGACAACATATag
- the SVP26 gene encoding Svp26p encodes MKQFPYISLSNPTLMLSCVLVLINHYLWFKHFNDVKIPPQFKFDPNYVPKRRATFAEVASFFGICIWFIPFALFVSLSAGENVLPTHTSGKKSDDAAAMGSAGAAEGSKTGVRRRAKGLAMIVIDYAREYFYSIGKLFGLKDSKKADGLLI; translated from the coding sequence ATGAAGCAATTCCCGTACATTTCGCTCTCGAACCCAACGCTCATGCTCAGCTGCGTCCTGGTGCTGATCAACCACTATTTATGGTTCAAACACTTCAATGACGTGAAGATCCCGCCTCAGTTCAAGTTTGATCCGAACTACGTGCCCAAGAGACGCGCTACGTTTGCCGAAGTGGCCTCGTTCTTTGGGATCTGCATATGGTTTATACCGTTTGCGCTATTCGTGTCGCTTTCTGCTGGGGAGAACGTGTTGCCCACGCATACGAGCGGCAAGAAGAGCGACGATGCGGCTGCCATGGGCTCGGCTGGCGCCGCAGAAGGGTCCAAGACTGGTGTTAGGAGACGGGCCAAGGGTCTTGCGATGATCGTGATTGATTATGCGAGAGAGTACTTCTACTCGATTGGGAAGCTCTTTGGCTTGAAAGACAGCAAGAAGGCGGACGGGTTGTTGATCTAG
- the RGD3 gene encoding Rgd3p translates to MALFWYTFWSSVSTVSANSLHEAVVDDIHVVDQYLEFIGKLNKVWSSSQQSVRKIPANRAVGVSRLVLERLEEELGSRVVDCGELVELRKRYETLLADSKEGKKREVSLMRELKGLKAVVLRVKRSARGSAKGSAIAEGNDNDNDNDNDNSKANSKANALGISLGLGNADMMAFLEQIKKTLQYSRRFIPLSGMANEYFTGMQLVEAAKKLSPGSVWSMYQQERFGQWLMDEGYMMHHNDILRLRKTFSVDGYYCWQMKTNKNKNKVHEDMEPFVSRSEACNVMWEQWSKYSIKRLEFETWHMACMGQLGELREKLVDVVGRLEEVLGGNRSSSSCNITMESLYARNMGSIGFYVTMNEPLVKPGANPGDIPEDSPLEIGERDDDVEKSGLWVVLDSLEQEDAVEVRKWWDTEFDLVHWHRVREDIQRKWWGYDAEWESFVVGLPVEKRVCVVKGILIEMGESIVPGRVVERSLREEQSLRKSLGECKVGRTTLKVLAKLAGSPAFAGAMAEAEAMAEAEAKGEPQGFAQGLAQDKRIPLVHFFMRCQHQVPQKLAVLERLWWEFVGDLEGLLEEAVEESVDEPVAAPAPQVPIVSVTRSRSSSRGASAAGASPPPPPPLPPVSPKRGHVTDTQFIPKPFKSSRPASYSGPDSTSTSTGQGPGQSQALGSSSGTNSATSSGSSSGTTSREKRRSGTPLVHILG, encoded by the coding sequence ATGGCGCTATTCTGGTACACGTTTTGGAGTTCTGTGAGCACGGTGAGCGCGAACTCGTTGCACGAGGCGGTGGTTGACGATATACATGTGGTGGATCAGTACTTGGAGTTTATTGGGAAGTTGAACAAGGTATGGAGCTCATCGCAGCAGTCTGTGCGGAAGATCCCAGCGAACCGGGCGGTGGGAGTGAGCCGGTTGGTGCTTGAACGGTTGGAGGAGGAATTGGGGTCGCGAGTGGTCGATTGTGGCGAGCTTGTGGAGTTGCGCAAGCGGTACGAGACGCTTTTGGCTGATAGTAAAGAGggcaagaagagagaggTGAGTTTGATGCGGGAGTTGAAGGGGCTAAAGGCGGTGGTATTGAGGGTTAAACGGAGTGCCAGGGGCAGTGCCAAGGGCAGTGCCATTGCCGAAGGtaatgacaatgacaatgacaatgacaatgacaatTCCAAGGCCAATTCCAAGGCCAATGCCCTTGGAATtagccttggccttggcaATGCCGACATGATGGCATTTCTCGaacagatcaagaagacGCTCCAGTACTCGCGACGGTTCATCCCGCTCTCTGGGATGGCGAATGAGTATTTCACCGGGATGCAGTTGGTCGAGGCGGCCAAGAAGTTGAGTCCCGGGAGCGTGTGGTCGATGTACCAGCAAGAACGGTTTGGCCAATGGTTGATGGACGAAGGGTACATGATGCACCACAACGACATCTTGCGGTTGAGGAAGACGTTCAGCGTGGACGGATACTACTGCTGGCAGATGAAGACcaataagaataagaacAAGGTCCACGAGGATATGGAACCCTTTGTGAGCCGGTCTGAGGCGTGCAATGTGATGTGGGAGCAATGGAGCAAGTACAGTATCAAGAGGCTTGAGTTTGAGACGTGGCACATGGCGTGCATGGGCCAGCTAGGCGAGTTGCGCGAGAAGCTAGTGGATGTGGTAGGAAGGTTAGAGGAGGTATTGGGAGGGAATCGTTCCAGTTCCAGTTGTAACATCACCATGGAATCGTTATATGCGAGGAACATGGGGAGCATTGGGTTCTACGTGACGATGAACGAGCCGTTAGTGAAGCCCGGGGCCAACCCTGGAGACATTCCGGAGGACTCACCGCTAGAGATTGGCGAGCgggatgatgatgttgaGAAGAGCGGTTTGTGGGTGGTTTTGGACTCTTTGGAGCAAGAAGACGCAGTGGAGGTGAGGAAATGGTGGGACACCGAGTTTGATTTGGTGCACTGGCACCGGGTGCGAGAGGATATACAGAGGAAATGGTGGGGGTACGATGCGGAGTGGGAGTCGTTTGTGGTGGGACTACCGGTGGAGAAACGAGTGTGTGTGGTGAAGGGGATATTGATTGAGATGGGCGAGTCGATCGTGCCTGGGAGAGTGGTGGAGCGTAGTTTACGAGAGGAGCAAAGTTTGCGCAAGTCGTTGGGTGAGTGCAAGGTCGGGAGGACAACTCTGAAAGTGTTGGCCAAATTGGCGGGGAGCCCAGCCTTTGCCGGGGCCATGGCCGAGGCCGAGGCGATGGCCGAGGCCGAAGCCAAGGGTGAGCCCCAGGGCTTCGCCCAGGGCTTGGCCCAAGACAAGAGGATACCGTTGGTTCACTTTTTCATGCGGTGCCAGCACCAGGTTCCGCAGAAACTGGCGGTGTTGGAACGGTTGTGGTGGGAGTTTGTGGGGGACCTCGAGGGGCTGCTGGAGGAGGCTGTGGAGGAATCTGTGGACGAACCTGTGGCAGCACCAGCGCCACAGGTTCCTATAGTGAGTGTGACGCGAAGTaggagcagcagcagaggtgcttctgctgctggtgcatctcctcctcctcctcctccgCTTCCCCCAGTGTCACCTAAACGAGGTCACGTGACCGACACCCAGTTCATCCCAAAACCGTTCAAGTCGTCGCGGCCGGCGTCGTACTCTGGGCCGGACTCTACATCCACATCAACTGGACAAGGGCCTGGCCAGAGCCAGGCCCTGGGAAGCAGTTCGGGGACCAATTCGGCGACTAGCTCGGGCAGTAGCTCGGGGACTACCTCGCGCGAGAAGCGCCGCAGCGGCACGCCGTTGGTACACATCCTGGGGTGA